The following are from one region of the Paenibacillus sp. KS-LC4 genome:
- a CDS encoding AI-2E family transporter translates to MRLTRLNQILVSIVLVLLILYLFARNSAFFDPIMLALKIIFVPIVLSVFLYYLLRPLVGRLHRWKLPKPLCILLIYVLAAALITLLGIVVWPILQRQLTGLLEQLPKLADDFQRQLEQLQKNQVFFGVDLSKFDFAGFNLMEKAEPYLTKSIASATEYVKNAFSVLSNFIIVVSTAPLLLYYMLMDDRAAVLKLLERAPRRYKSGLKETLQEMDKALSGFIVGRVTLCLLLGGMVLIGFLLIGLPYPLVLALVIAFMNMIPYIGQILGLIPCVIVAFIHEPASVIWVVVIIMLAQQIEGNILSPYIYGRKLDVHPITTMLLILVSGALGGIVGIMVAIPVYLLLKIMIVRIYNRWEKTVT, encoded by the coding sequence ATGCGTTTAACCCGATTGAATCAAATTTTGGTCAGCATCGTATTGGTGCTGCTTATTTTGTATTTGTTTGCGCGCAATTCCGCGTTTTTTGACCCGATTATGCTCGCGCTGAAAATCATCTTTGTACCGATCGTGCTGTCTGTATTTTTGTATTATCTGCTTCGCCCATTGGTAGGACGACTGCATCGCTGGAAGCTGCCGAAGCCGCTCTGCATTTTGCTCATCTATGTGCTCGCGGCTGCGCTTATTACGCTGCTGGGCATCGTCGTATGGCCGATATTGCAGCGTCAGCTGACGGGTTTGCTGGAGCAGCTGCCGAAGCTTGCGGATGACTTTCAAAGGCAGCTGGAGCAGCTGCAGAAAAATCAAGTTTTTTTTGGTGTCGATTTGTCGAAATTCGATTTTGCAGGCTTTAATTTAATGGAAAAAGCAGAGCCCTATTTGACAAAAAGCATTGCATCGGCAACCGAATATGTGAAAAATGCCTTTTCCGTGCTCTCCAATTTTATAATCGTTGTTTCTACGGCGCCGCTGTTGCTTTATTACATGCTGATGGATGACCGGGCTGCGGTTCTCAAGCTGCTGGAGCGGGCTCCCCGGCGTTACAAAAGCGGGTTGAAAGAAACGTTGCAGGAGATGGACAAAGCGCTAAGCGGCTTTATTGTTGGAAGGGTTACCCTTTGCTTGCTGCTTGGCGGGATGGTGCTCATCGGTTTTCTTCTCATCGGCTTGCCGTATCCGCTGGTGCTGGCCCTCGTTATTGCTTTCATGAATATGATTCCGTATATTGGGCAAATTTTAGGGCTCATTCCTTGTGTAATCGTGGCATTTATCCATGAGCCTGCGTCCGTCATCTGGGTTGTGGTCATCATTATGCTGGCTCAGCAGATTGAAGGAAATATTTTGTCCCCGTATATTTATGGGCGAAAGCTGGACGTTCATCCTATTACAACAATGCTGCTTATTCTCGTTTCAGGGGCGCTGGGCGGTATTGTTGGCATCATGGTTGCAATCCCGGTTTATCTGCTTTTGAAGATCATGATTGTGCGGATTTATAATCGCTGGGAAAAAACTGTCACCTAA
- the hflK gene encoding FtsH protease activity modulator HflK, translated as MNTEINRPQGSQQPLNPKTVKKAIIGAAIGIVAVTLGFSSFYTVQEQERAAILTFGKYTGEATAGLHFKFPYPIQQVVTVPAELVQRIHIGYRQNGDSITPVDDEALMITGDENIVSADAVVQWKISNLHDYLYNIDDPERFLRNAASSSIRSVIGSEKLDYAITDGKTVIQDKVREKLLELQTKYQTGIQIMDIKFQDIEPPSGQVEEAFREVTNAREEKNTKINNAAKYENDRIPKARGEAQALLEIAEAEKKSRILNAEGDVAKFNAIFAEYKNNPDVTQSRLILETLEKILPNAQIFITNSNSDTVNYLPLNELLRSKSGSSSSSNSQTPAPQAEGGATP; from the coding sequence TTGAACACGGAAATAAACAGACCGCAAGGAAGCCAACAGCCGCTTAATCCAAAAACGGTAAAAAAGGCGATCATCGGGGCAGCCATCGGCATCGTAGCCGTTACGCTCGGATTTTCATCTTTTTATACGGTACAGGAGCAGGAGCGCGCGGCCATTTTGACATTTGGAAAATATACGGGGGAAGCGACGGCTGGGCTGCATTTTAAGTTTCCATATCCGATTCAGCAGGTTGTTACGGTTCCGGCTGAGCTTGTGCAGCGCATTCATATCGGATACCGCCAAAATGGGGATAGCATCACACCCGTTGACGACGAAGCGCTCATGATTACCGGGGACGAAAATATTGTATCGGCTGATGCCGTCGTCCAGTGGAAAATAAGCAATTTGCATGATTACTTGTACAACATTGATGATCCGGAGCGCTTCCTGCGCAATGCGGCAAGCTCCTCCATCCGTTCGGTTATTGGTTCAGAGAAGCTTGATTATGCGATTACAGACGGAAAAACCGTTATTCAGGATAAGGTGCGGGAGAAGCTGCTGGAGCTGCAAACCAAATACCAAACCGGCATTCAAATTATGGACATTAAATTCCAGGATATTGAGCCGCCAAGCGGTCAGGTAGAGGAAGCGTTCCGTGAAGTTACGAATGCCCGCGAGGAAAAAAACACAAAGATCAATAACGCAGCAAAATATGAAAACGATCGCATTCCAAAGGCGCGTGGTGAAGCACAGGCGCTGCTTGAAATTGCCGAAGCGGAGAAAAAGTCGCGGATATTGAACGCCGAGGGCGACGTCGCGAAGTTCAATGCGATTTTTGCTGAATATAAAAATAACCCGGACGTTACACAAAGCCGTCTAATCCTCGAGACGCTGGAAAAAATATTGCCGAATGCGCAAATTTTCATTACTAACAGTAATAGCGATACAGTAAATTATTTGCCGCTGAATGAGCTGCTGCGCAGCAAAAGTGGTTCAAGCAGCTCCAGCAATTCACAAACCCCTGCTCCGCAGGCGGAAGGGGGAGCAACACCATGA
- the hflC gene encoding protease modulator HflC, protein MKKNQLILLVGLVIVVILGAGSMYVVKEGEYKVVLKFGEAVRVAETPGLKLKIPFIENVSPLPKYQMTYESNPTSILTKDKKPIIVDNYTVWRITKPEQFLKTAQTVSAGVQRIDEAVYNSVRRKLSEVNYDNIISEQTERGNINDEITRDVAEALRRDDYGVEVIDVRIKRTDLPEGNKQSVYNRMISDRQSIAARYLSEGDEESRKITAKADRTASELMSQAQADSKKIIAEGEQQAAKIYNKAYGQDPAFYNFYRTLESYVTTLKNEPVIMLPIDSPYAKILLGQ, encoded by the coding sequence ATGAAGAAAAACCAATTGATTTTGCTCGTCGGCCTTGTGATCGTCGTCATACTTGGCGCAGGCTCGATGTACGTCGTAAAGGAAGGCGAATACAAGGTCGTGCTGAAGTTTGGTGAAGCGGTGCGGGTTGCCGAAACGCCGGGTCTCAAGCTGAAAATTCCATTTATCGAAAATGTATCGCCATTGCCGAAATACCAAATGACGTACGAAAGCAATCCAACGTCGATATTGACGAAGGATAAGAAGCCGATTATCGTGGATAATTACACCGTTTGGCGCATTACGAAGCCGGAGCAATTTTTGAAAACGGCTCAGACGGTAAGCGCGGGTGTCCAGCGTATTGATGAAGCGGTATATAATTCGGTTAGGCGCAAGCTGTCAGAGGTAAATTACGATAATATTATTAGTGAGCAGACGGAGCGCGGTAATATAAATGATGAAATTACGCGCGATGTAGCCGAGGCGCTCAGGCGTGACGATTATGGCGTTGAGGTCATTGATGTGCGTATTAAGCGCACGGATTTGCCTGAAGGCAATAAGCAAAGCGTGTACAATCGAATGATTTCCGACCGTCAATCCATCGCGGCACGTTACTTGTCCGAGGGTGATGAGGAGTCGCGCAAAATTACGGCGAAGGCTGACCGCACCGCAAGCGAGCTGATGTCGCAAGCGCAGGCCGACTCGAAAAAAATCATTGCCGAGGGCGAGCAGCAGGCGGCGAAAATCTACAATAAAGCATACGGGCAGGACCCGGCGTTTTATAATTTTTACCGGACGCTGGAAAGCTATGTGACGACGCTCAAAAATGAGCCGGTCATCATGCTGCCAATCGACTCGCCATATGCGAAAATATTGCTTGGCCAATAA
- a CDS encoding N-acetylmuramoyl-L-alanine amidase codes for MADWIQDFIPAGRSNRPGTAIQGPKYVTVHDTANSSKGANALSHAKYLKGGAAAALPVSWHFTVDDTRVVQHLPVNEHGFHAGDGSGPGNLSSIGIEICENSDGIRSKAEANAAELIAELLRKLGLPITAVVQHNHWSGKNCPHTFRSRPGGWESFLQQIKVLLGNAAEPEPEPEPEKPEGEGEPMTEAERQQFAALVKRVTELEAKHSMTVPAWAKAAVAAAVAAGVIDTPEGGSLDFYRLLTVLHRKGLL; via the coding sequence ATGGCTGATTGGATACAGGATTTTATTCCGGCAGGCAGGAGCAATCGTCCCGGCACGGCCATTCAAGGGCCGAAATATGTGACGGTACATGATACAGCGAACAGCTCGAAGGGGGCGAATGCGCTTTCCCATGCCAAATATTTAAAAGGAGGTGCCGCCGCAGCACTGCCCGTTTCCTGGCATTTTACCGTGGATGATACGCGGGTCGTGCAGCATTTGCCTGTGAATGAGCACGGCTTTCATGCAGGCGATGGTAGTGGACCGGGTAACCTCAGCTCCATTGGAATCGAAATTTGTGAAAATAGCGATGGCATCCGCAGCAAGGCGGAGGCGAATGCAGCGGAGCTCATAGCCGAGCTGCTGCGCAAGCTTGGGCTGCCGATTACAGCAGTCGTCCAGCATAACCATTGGAGCGGCAAAAACTGTCCGCATACGTTTCGGAGCCGGCCGGGCGGCTGGGAAAGCTTTTTACAGCAAATCAAAGTGCTGCTGGGCAATGCTGCGGAACCAGAGCCAGAGCCAGAGCCGGAAAAGCCGGAAGGGGAGGGGGAGCCAATGACAGAAGCGGAGCGCCAGCAGTTTGCTGCGCTGGTGAAGCGAGTGACGGAGCTAGAGGCCAAGCACAGCATGACGGTGCCGGCATGGGCGAAAGCAGCGGTTGCGGCTGCCGTGGCTGCTGGCGTCATCGACACGCCGGAAGGCGGATCACTGGACTTTTATCGTTTGCTGACGGTGCTGCATCGCAAAGGTCTATTGTAG
- a CDS encoding ABC transporter ATP-binding protein — protein MKKERILVDFLKQSWPLYAVAVLLHVASSIIQVFFPQVLGRFTDALQMNGLSSGLIQKYSLLLLAIGASYVVLACAAQFLIMYIGRRFERLTRGKLFMHFTGLSERFYSKNGVGKLLSYVINDVTGVRESISMGVNQTASAVTLFFAVVTMMLYSGIPLFLLASSIVPLLLIPFIVTRFGPVIMQRSKKVQASLATMTESAEEQFGGIRVTKKFAVEAVMNERFFTTVDQIKDNQLRLVRVSSIFQAIIPFLGALSLIIAISLGGYLTVNGELSIGHFVALTLYIRMLMNPLQQIGTVINTMQRSRASLERLNELLSETPDIQESKTAASLELQGKSIHVEGLSFTYPGARGAALRDIRLDIRPGMTIGIVGATGSGKTTLMKLLLRTYEAPEGTIRFDETDIRDITLESLRSQIGYVPQDGFLFSTSIRDNIAFSDRGREMDAVEESAKQAQMFENIMAFPEQFETKLGERGVTLSGGQRQRTSLARGFIKQAPLMILDDSVSAVDAVTETEIMNTVRRMRKGKTTIIVAHRISAIKHADQIIVMKGGMIAQQGTHAELSAKPGLYASLCAIQEEGEADG, from the coding sequence ATGAAAAAAGAACGGATTTTAGTCGATTTTCTAAAGCAAAGCTGGCCTTTGTATGCCGTTGCCGTTCTGCTGCATGTCGCATCCAGTATCATTCAGGTGTTCTTTCCGCAGGTGCTGGGAAGGTTTACGGATGCGCTGCAAATGAACGGTTTATCAAGCGGGCTTATTCAAAAATACAGCCTGCTGCTGCTCGCCATTGGCGCGAGCTACGTTGTGCTGGCTTGCGCTGCGCAATTTCTCATCATGTACATTGGCAGGCGCTTTGAGCGATTGACGCGCGGCAAGCTGTTTATGCATTTTACCGGACTCAGTGAACGTTTTTATTCGAAAAATGGCGTCGGCAAGCTGCTGAGCTATGTCATCAATGACGTCACTGGAGTAAGGGAGTCGATCTCGATGGGCGTCAATCAGACGGCGAGCGCGGTGACGCTGTTTTTCGCTGTCGTGACGATGATGCTTTACAGCGGCATCCCGCTGTTTTTGCTAGCCTCGTCCATTGTACCGCTGCTGCTGATCCCGTTCATTGTAACGAGATTCGGCCCAGTCATTATGCAGCGCTCCAAAAAAGTGCAGGCCTCGCTTGCCACGATGACGGAATCAGCGGAGGAGCAGTTTGGGGGCATACGCGTCACCAAGAAGTTTGCTGTTGAAGCGGTCATGAATGAGCGTTTTTTCACAACGGTGGATCAAATCAAGGACAACCAGCTTCGTCTGGTCCGGGTATCCTCGATTTTTCAGGCCATCATCCCATTTCTCGGCGCGTTATCTTTAATTATAGCGATTTCGTTAGGCGGCTACTTAACGGTGAACGGCGAGCTGTCGATAGGGCATTTTGTGGCATTAACGCTATACATACGGATGCTCATGAATCCGCTTCAGCAGATTGGCACCGTTATTAATACGATGCAGCGCTCACGCGCTTCACTGGAGAGGCTGAACGAGCTGCTGTCAGAGACGCCGGACATTCAGGAAAGCAAGACTGCTGCTTCGCTTGAGTTGCAGGGCAAGAGCATTCATGTTGAGGGACTTTCCTTTACTTATCCGGGGGCTCGCGGAGCTGCGCTGCGGGATATTCGGCTGGATATTCGTCCGGGTATGACGATTGGCATCGTAGGGGCGACAGGCAGCGGCAAGACGACGCTGATGAAGCTGCTCCTGCGTACCTATGAGGCGCCAGAGGGGACCATTCGTTTTGATGAGACGGATATTCGCGACATTACGTTGGAGAGCTTGCGCAGCCAAATTGGCTATGTGCCGCAGGATGGTTTTCTATTCAGCACCTCTATTCGCGATAATATTGCTTTTTCGGATCGGGGGCGAGAAATGGACGCTGTTGAGGAATCAGCAAAGCAAGCGCAAATGTTTGAAAATATTATGGCGTTTCCCGAGCAGTTCGAGACGAAGCTCGGAGAACGGGGCGTGACGCTGTCAGGCGGACAGCGCCAGCGAACGAGTCTTGCGAGAGGCTTCATTAAGCAGGCTCCGCTTATGATTTTGGATGACAGTGTAAGCGCAGTTGATGCTGTAACCGAGACGGAAATTATGAATACGGTACGCAGGATGCGCAAAGGAAAAACGACGATTATTGTGGCCCATCGCATTAGTGCGATCAAGCATGCCGATCAAATAATCGTCATGAAGGGCGGGATGATCGCGCAGCAGGGAACACATGCCGAGCTGTCCGCGAAGCCGGGCCTATACGCATCGCTGTGCGCGATTCAGGAGGAGGGTGAGGCCGATGGCTAA
- a CDS encoding ABC transporter ATP-binding protein: MANSIRNWEADQRNERQAGDNQPRPDIKYVSAFRALASFAKPYKWSFAFIFLCTLLAIAAELLQPYLVKVIIDDHLMAGKGEYRAIIGIGALYLGLAAMSLLFTYLQNNLLQYTGQSIVAKVRKQLFEHISKLSMSYFDRTSSGSLITHVSSDTESLNQLFSQVLMSVLRDGMTLVFIIFLMFQLDAQLALYCLLLLPIIAGIAVGFRSYMRRTYQRARTQLSRLVAFTAENLAGMNLIQAFHQEKEQQREFTERNEGYFRANMKEVRTQVWFRCSFDILSNLSIAFVTWLGGMAVLNKQMDFGVLYAFITYIRLFFQPLNTITQQWNTLQSATVAVTRIWGIFALKPELANQATPHVLAKANVRGDIEFDHVVFGYGQRKAVIRDLSLRIRAGERIGIVGTTGAGKSSLISLLCRFYDVRSGSVRIDGTDVRDMEQAQLHRIVGLVQQEPYLYSGSVLDNVRLFDTDIDEDTVIEACRLVGADTIIQRMSEGYNTRLSERGSGLSAGERQLISFARIIVFQPKILILDEATANLDSYSEQLLEQALAIVSKGRTTIIIAHRLSTVMKADRIIVMRKGEIAEQGTHAELVRRHGYYEELYRHSRGKVFA, encoded by the coding sequence ATGGCTAATTCCATTCGCAATTGGGAGGCTGACCAGAGGAACGAGCGGCAAGCGGGCGACAACCAACCGAGGCCGGATATTAAATATGTGTCGGCATTTCGAGCGCTGGCTTCCTTTGCTAAACCCTATAAATGGAGCTTTGCCTTCATCTTCTTATGTACGCTGCTGGCTATAGCTGCGGAATTGCTCCAGCCCTATCTTGTAAAGGTGATTATTGATGATCATCTAATGGCGGGCAAGGGGGAGTATCGTGCCATTATCGGCATAGGAGCTTTGTATCTGGGCTTAGCAGCCATGAGTCTGCTGTTCACCTATTTGCAGAACAATTTGCTGCAATACACAGGGCAAAGCATTGTGGCGAAAGTCCGCAAGCAGCTGTTCGAGCATATTTCGAAGCTGTCGATGTCGTATTTTGACCGTACCTCAAGCGGAAGCTTGATTACCCACGTTTCCAGCGATACAGAATCGCTGAATCAGCTGTTCAGCCAAGTGCTGATGAGTGTGCTGCGCGATGGCATGACGCTAGTGTTCATTATATTTTTGATGTTCCAGCTGGATGCACAGCTTGCGCTTTACTGCTTGCTTCTGCTGCCGATTATCGCGGGCATCGCCGTTGGTTTTCGTTCTTATATGCGCCGGACCTATCAGCGTGCGCGAACGCAGCTCTCGCGGCTTGTCGCTTTTACGGCTGAAAATTTGGCCGGCATGAATCTGATCCAAGCTTTTCATCAGGAGAAGGAGCAGCAGCGAGAATTTACGGAGCGCAATGAAGGCTATTTCCGGGCTAATATGAAGGAAGTGAGGACGCAGGTATGGTTTCGCTGCTCCTTTGATATATTAAGCAATCTGTCGATTGCTTTCGTTACATGGCTTGGCGGAATGGCCGTGCTGAACAAGCAAATGGATTTCGGCGTGCTTTACGCGTTTATTACGTATATCCGTCTGTTTTTTCAGCCGCTTAACACGATTACGCAGCAGTGGAATACGCTGCAATCGGCGACAGTTGCGGTTACCCGCATCTGGGGCATATTTGCGCTTAAGCCGGAGCTTGCGAACCAGGCGACGCCGCATGTGCTTGCGAAAGCGAATGTGCGTGGCGATATCGAATTTGACCACGTTGTATTTGGCTATGGGCAGCGGAAGGCTGTCATTCGTGATTTGTCGCTGCGTATCAGAGCTGGAGAGCGAATCGGCATAGTCGGCACCACGGGAGCAGGCAAAAGCTCGCTGATCAGCCTGCTCTGCCGTTTCTACGATGTCCGCTCTGGCAGCGTGCGAATCGACGGCACGGACGTACGCGACATGGAGCAAGCGCAGCTGCACCGCATCGTAGGCCTCGTTCAGCAGGAGCCTTATCTTTATTCTGGCAGTGTGCTGGATAATGTGCGGCTGTTCGATACGGACATAGATGAGGATACGGTCATTGAAGCCTGTCGACTTGTTGGAGCGGATACGATTATCCAGCGCATGAGCGAGGGCTATAATACGCGGCTGTCCGAGCGGGGAAGCGGCTTGTCAGCCGGAGAGCGGCAGTTGATTTCTTTTGCCCGAATTATCGTATTTCAGCCTAAAATTCTCATTCTCGATGAAGCGACGGCGAATCTTGATTCGTATAGCGAGCAGCTGCTGGAGCAGGCGCTTGCGATCGTATCGAAGGGGCGGACGACGATTATTATCGCCCACCGTCTTTCTACAGTAATGAAGGCCGATCGGATTATTGTGATGCGTAAGGGAGAAATTGCTGAACAGGGCACGCATGCAGAGCTGGTGAGACGGCATGGCTATTATGAGGAGCTTTATCGCCATTCGCGTGGCAAAGTATTCGCGTGA
- a CDS encoding VWA domain-containing protein, which yields MSIDLRKQAEDHLIDLKKKATISLTKRGLDGQVARVAAVFDISGSMTNLYRSGIIQKTAERALALAMNFDDNGAADVFAFGLSNHEIGEIYQANFYQFVEREITSKHKLEMGTQYAGVMRQIADFYYPGALKLTRKGGFLGLGSRTEYEIDASKVKNDPPVYVLFFTDGDNSDKEETRELIRGLSRLGIFFQFVGIGNERFYFLDELDNLDGRYIDNANFLKVKNLDKISDDDLYDSLLVEFPTWLKEAKAKQLF from the coding sequence TTGAGTATTGATCTAAGGAAGCAAGCGGAAGACCATTTAATTGATTTGAAGAAGAAAGCTACGATTTCATTAACTAAGCGGGGGCTTGATGGGCAGGTTGCCCGGGTAGCAGCCGTGTTCGATATTTCCGGCTCAATGACGAATTTGTACAGAAGCGGCATTATTCAAAAAACAGCGGAGCGCGCGCTTGCGCTGGCGATGAATTTTGATGATAACGGAGCGGCGGATGTATTCGCATTCGGACTGAGCAACCATGAAATTGGGGAAATCTATCAAGCGAATTTTTATCAATTTGTAGAGCGGGAAATTACGAGCAAGCACAAGCTTGAGATGGGCACGCAATATGCGGGCGTCATGAGGCAGATCGCGGACTTTTATTATCCAGGGGCGCTGAAGCTTACCCGCAAGGGTGGTTTTCTAGGCTTGGGCAGCCGTACGGAATATGAAATAGATGCATCCAAAGTTAAAAATGATCCTCCCGTGTATGTCCTTTTTTTCACAGACGGGGACAATTCTGACAAAGAGGAGACGCGCGAGCTGATTCGCGGCTTGTCACGCCTAGGCATATTCTTCCAATTTGTCGGCATTGGCAATGAGCGCTTCTATTTTCTGGACGAGCTGGACAATTTGGATGGCCGTTATATCGACAATGCGAATTTCCTCAAGGTGAAAAACCTCGATAAAATTTCCGACGACGATTTGTATGACAGCCTGCTCGTCGAATTCCCGACATGGCTTAAGGAAGCAAAAGCTAAACAGTTATTTTGA
- a CDS encoding TerD family protein, producing the protein MSINLVKGQKIDLTKGASGLTKLMVGLGWDPAVEEKKSFFGLGRKQAANIDCDASALMLNASGKLASRESLICFYNKQSVCNSVIHSGDNITGEGDGDDEQIGIDLAKVPADVEKILVVVNIYEAEARKQDFGMIRSAYIRVLNANNMQELVKFNLTDNYSGMTALIAGELYRHNGEWKFNAIGEGAHAPHIDILAARYK; encoded by the coding sequence ATGAGTATTAATCTGGTTAAGGGACAGAAGATCGATTTGACCAAAGGAGCCTCCGGTCTTACCAAGCTTATGGTTGGTCTTGGCTGGGACCCTGCGGTAGAAGAGAAAAAAAGCTTTTTCGGATTAGGCAGGAAGCAGGCGGCTAACATTGACTGTGACGCTTCAGCACTGATGCTGAATGCAAGCGGAAAGCTGGCAAGCCGTGAAAGCCTCATTTGCTTCTATAATAAGCAAAGTGTCTGCAACTCGGTTATTCACTCGGGTGATAATATTACGGGTGAAGGCGATGGTGATGACGAGCAAATCGGCATCGACTTGGCGAAAGTGCCAGCTGATGTGGAGAAAATTTTAGTCGTTGTCAACATTTATGAAGCAGAAGCAAGAAAGCAGGATTTCGGCATGATTCGCTCGGCTTATATCCGGGTCTTAAATGCAAATAATATGCAAGAGCTGGTAAAGTTTAATTTGACGGATAATTACTCCGGCATGACCGCTCTTATTGCAGGCGAGCTTTACCGTCACAATGGCGAATGGAAATTCAACGCTATCGGTGAAGGGGCACATGCGCCACATATTGATATTTTGGCGGCGCGATACAAATAA
- a CDS encoding TerD family protein — MAINLSKGQKVDLTKSNPGLSKILVGLGWDTNKYDGGGQFDLDVSVFLLAASGKVEGEKNFVFYNNTSNENGSVVHTGDNRTGEGDGDDEQIKVELAAIPANVEKIAFAITIYDAEARNQNFGQVSNAYIRIVNEASSEELIKFDLGEDFSIETGVVVGELYRHSGEWKFSAIGSGYKDGLGGLARDYGLN; from the coding sequence ATGGCAATTAACTTATCCAAAGGTCAAAAAGTAGACTTGACGAAATCAAATCCAGGACTTTCCAAAATTTTGGTAGGTCTGGGCTGGGACACTAATAAATATGACGGCGGCGGCCAGTTTGACCTCGACGTATCGGTATTCCTCTTGGCAGCTTCGGGTAAAGTAGAAGGCGAGAAAAACTTCGTATTCTACAACAATACATCCAACGAGAATGGTTCAGTCGTACATACAGGCGACAATCGTACCGGCGAAGGCGACGGAGACGATGAGCAAATCAAGGTAGAACTGGCTGCAATACCAGCAAACGTAGAGAAAATTGCTTTCGCAATTACAATCTACGATGCGGAAGCTCGCAACCAGAATTTTGGACAAGTTTCCAATGCATACATCCGCATTGTGAACGAAGCAAGCAGCGAAGAGCTGATTAAATTCGATCTTGGCGAAGATTTCTCGATCGAAACCGGTGTTGTTGTAGGCGAACTGTATCGTCACAGCGGCGAATGGAAGTTCAGCGCAATCGGAAGCGGCTATAAAGACGGCTTGGGCGGTCTGGCTCGCGACTACGGCTTGAACTAA
- a CDS encoding TerD family protein, whose amino-acid sequence MSINLSKGQRIDLTKTNPGLTKVVVGLGWDTNKYAGGSEFDLDASAFLLHSDGKAKGAEDFIFYNNRETYGGAVLHTGDNRTGEGEGDDEQIIIDFSKVPAHIGRIGITVTIHDAPVRQQNFGQVSSAFVRVVNEANNNEVLRFDLGEEFSTETAVVFCEFYRHENDWKFQAIGSGFAGGLADLCRNYGLEV is encoded by the coding sequence ATGTCTATTAACTTGTCAAAAGGCCAACGTATTGATCTCACAAAAACAAATCCAGGATTAACCAAAGTAGTTGTCGGTCTGGGCTGGGATACGAATAAATATGCAGGCGGCAGCGAGTTTGACCTTGACGCTTCTGCGTTTTTGCTCCATTCTGATGGAAAGGCAAAGGGAGCCGAGGATTTTATTTTCTACAACAATAGAGAAACATACGGCGGGGCTGTGCTGCATACAGGCGATAATCGTACGGGCGAAGGCGAAGGCGACGATGAGCAAATCATTATCGACTTCAGTAAAGTTCCGGCACATATTGGGCGTATCGGCATAACGGTAACGATTCATGATGCTCCTGTACGCCAACAAAACTTCGGTCAAGTGAGTAGCGCTTTCGTACGAGTAGTTAATGAGGCGAACAACAATGAAGTGCTTCGTTTTGACCTTGGCGAAGAGTTTTCGACAGAAACAGCTGTTGTATTCTGTGAATTTTACCGCCATGAGAACGATTGGAAATTCCAAGCAATTGGCAGCGGCTTTGCTGGCGGTTTAGCTGATCTTTGCCGTAATTACGGCCTAGAGGTATGA